In one Nicotiana tomentosiformis chromosome 6, ASM39032v3, whole genome shotgun sequence genomic region, the following are encoded:
- the LOC104103509 gene encoding protein ASPARTIC PROTEASE IN GUARD CELL 1-like: protein MAHFFFFILIISVSFLPLALSRSLSSPPHNSQILDVAKSIQNTLHVLSPKFQSFQQEAIKQPLYNSSSSSSSSSSAFSVSIYPRSSLAKTQHKNYTCLTLSRLARDSVRVSSLTTMLQLEEIQTPVTSGVSEGSGEYFARVGLGQPLKEFYMVIDTGSDITWFQCEPCSECYQQTDPIFNPSDSSTYTRLSCESPECSALHLSECSSTGTCLYQVSYGDGSFTVGEFATETVSLGHSGGSSFSNVAIGCGHDNEGLFIGSAGLVALGSGSLSLPSQIKATSFSYCLVDRDSDSSSTLEFNSAGPSDSIIAPLLQNSKRSTFFYVGLEGISVAGEMLSVPANIFQVDDNGNGGIIVDSGTAVTRFERSVYNALRDTFVKYAQDLPADGDFMLFDTCYDLSGMKTASVPTVAFHFSGGKTLSLHPKNTLVPVNSSGKFCLAFAPEDGKFSIIGNIQQQGTRVSYDLANNLVGFSPHKC from the coding sequence ATGGCacacttcttcttctttattcTCATCATCTCTGTTTCTTTCCTTCCTCTTGCTCTCTCTCGCTCACTCTCTTCACCTCCACATAATTCACAAATCCTTGACGTTGCAAAATCCATTCAAAATACTCTTCATGTTCTCTCTCCCAAGTTCCAATCTTTCCAACAAGAAGCAATAAAACAACCCCTTtataattcttcttcttcttcttcttcttcttcttctgcattcTCTGTATCAATCTATCCTCGTTCCTCTCTTGCAAAAACCCAACACAAAAACTACACATGTCTCACTCTCTCCCGACTCGCTCGTGACTCGGTCCGAGTTTCCTCACTCACTACCATGCTTCAACTTGAAGAAATCCAGACCCCTGTTACTTCTGGAGTAAGTGAAGGCAGTGGTGAGTATTTTGCTCGGGTCGGATTAGGACAACCCTTGAAGGAATTCTACATGGTTATTGACACTGGTAGTGACATTACATGGTTTCAATGTGAACCCTGCTCCGAATGTTACCAGCAAACCGATCCAATCTTCAACCCGTCCGATTCCTCCACATACACTCGCCTCTCTTGCGAATCGCCCGAGTGTTCCGCTCTTCATCTATCGGAATGTTCTTCTACCGGCACGTGTCTCTATCAAGTTTCCTATGGCGACGGGTCTTTCACTGTAGGAGAGTTCGCAACCGAAACGGTGTCGTTAGGACACTCTGGAGGATCGTCATTCTCTAACGTCGCTATAGGCTGTGGCCATGATAACGAAGGGCTATTTATCGGCTCAGCTGGGCTGGTAGCTCTAGGGAGCGGCTCATTATCTCTTCCGTCTCAAATTAAAGCGACGTCGTTTTCCTACTGCCTTGTAGATCGTGATTCTGATTCATCATCGACATTGGAGTTCAATTCCGCTGGACCTAGCGACTCGATAATTGCACCGTTGCTACAAAACTCGAAGAGGAGTACTTTTTTCTACGTCGGTCTCGAGGGAATTAGCGTCGCAGGCGAGATGTTATCGGTTCCGGCGAACATTTTTCAGGTGGACGATAACGGTAACGGAGGGATTATTGTGGACTCCGGTACTGCGGTTACGCGGTTTGAGAGGAGCGTTTACAATGCTTTACGTGACACGTTTGTGAAATACGCTCAGGATTTGCCGGCCGACGGggattttatgttgtttgatactTGCTATGATTTGTCGGGCATGAAAACGGCGAGTGTACCGACGGTGGCGTTTCATTTTTCCGGTGGTAAAACGCTGTCGTTGCACCCGAAGAATACGCTGGTTCCGGTGAACTCGTCGGGGAAGTTCTGCTTAGCTTTTGCTCCGGAGGATGGAAAATTCTCGATTATTGGAAATATACAGCAGCAGGGGACACGTGTCAGTTATGACCTGGCTAATAACCTTGTTGGATTTAGTCCTCATAAATGTTAG